In Denticeps clupeoides chromosome 1, fDenClu1.1, whole genome shotgun sequence, a single window of DNA contains:
- the dnaaf2 gene encoding protein kintoun, with product MEFESKLEEMNLSKDEISRLCSAMKDDTFRGLLRDYTEEISNPENRKKYEEEIKMLEQERGVGVQFIHPTPYRVIKSSLDGKRKCFINICSNELIKAPECKVGQNENGKVGHHWSLPYSLTPGRPDVDSKGNQCMIYDVVFHPDTLQMASKNGLFMRLVDSTAVEGVQDAFKVQVDIKNAKVLKSKYKGVPQASVIRKSILGQTPKEQSPDLDDRLSFPYPYKPKLEKSAGSQNITESSHPSQNRKCDATKQPTRPHYTVKYRSLIDLQDYRCSRDSGPGPRPRDIIITIELPLLRSAADAHLDVTEKRLLLISHKPAYKLDLTLTYPVDESKGEAKFNKAKKQLTITLPILPPKEGLAVECFMPMARTESEEENQNQTDGEGQIEVIQEHSIESNCDPTGLHTDFQEQMASDIEKSNTMRDIWDNEDCSNFKEQLSLPPDSSECSTDISNEQTMDISDKVSLVASSSALTNEIKYTTKTEMSSITPPYETKDGLCNFIAVEDCSEAKCSLEMKDRNSSQSSEQSTHAIKKLPESVNTSGCCDQSAAHELAHGARNGEDDNILTTKEHGLEKAAQKNCRTSLPAVLREKRPDGCEVVISDHKTSANFLFNNSLIFELE from the exons ATGGAGTTCGAATCTAAACTCGAGGAAATGAATCTTAGCAAAGACGAAATTAGTCGTCTTTGTAGCGCCATGAAAGACGACACATTTCGAGGACTGCTGCGCGACTACACCGAGGAGATATCAAACCCGGAGAACCGCAAAAAATACGAAGAAGAAATTAAGATGCTGGAGCAGGAACGGGGCGTGGGTGTTCAGTTCATCCACCCGACACCGTACCGAGTCATCAAGAGCAGCCTGGATGGAAAACGGAAATGTTTCATCAACATCTGCTCCAATGAGCTGATCAAAGCCCCCGAATGTAAGGTCGGCCAAAACGAGAATGGGAAGGTAGGACACCACTGGTCGTTGCCGTACAGCTTGACACCAGGCAGGCCAGACGTGGACAGCAAGGGAAATCAGTGTATGATATACGATGTTGTGTTCCATCCTGATACCCTTCAAATGGCAAGTAAGAATGGCTTGTTTATGAGGCTGGTGGACAGCACAGCAGTTGAGGGGGTTCAAGATGCTTTCAAAGTGCAAGtggacataaaaaatgctaaggTACTGAAGAGTAAATACAAAGGGGTCCCACAAGCATCTGTGATACGTAAATCCATCCTGGGACAAACCCCCAAAGAGCAAAGTCCAGATCTGGATGACAGATTATCATTTCCCTACCCCTATAAACCCAAACTAGAGAAATCAGCAGGCAGTCAGAACATCACTGAATCTTCACATCCGTCACAAAATCGAAAATGTGACGCCACCAAACAGCCTACACGACCACATTACACTGTAAAATACAGATCGCTCATTGATTTACAGGACTACAGATGTTCCAGAGACTCTGGTCCTGGTCCGCGACCTAGAGATATCATTATTACAATCGAGTTACCCCTGCTGAGGTCAGCAGCAGATGCTCATTTGGACGTCACTGAGAAGCGCCTCCTTCTGATTTCCCATAAACCAGCCTACAAGCTGGACTTGACCTTGACGTATCCTGTGGATGAGAGCAAAGGTGAAGCCAAGTTCAACAAAGCCAAAAAACAGCTGACCATCACCCTACCCATCCTGCCACCTAAGGAAGGTCTAGCAGTGGAATGTTTCATGCCTATGGCTAGAACTGAATCTGAGGAGGAGAACCAGAATCAAACAGATGGTGAGGGGCAGATTGAGGTGATTCAGGAACACAGCATTGAAAGTAATTGTGATCCGACTGGTCTACACACAGACTTTCAGGAACAAATGGCTTCTGACATAGAGAAGAGCAATACCATGAGAGATATTTGGGACAACGAAGACTGCTCTAATTTCAAAGAACAGCTTTCACTGCCTCCTGATTCTTCTGAATGTTCCACTGACATCTCAAATGAGCAAACAATGGACATTTCTGATAAG gtCAGCCTGGTTGCATCTTCTTCAGCTCTCACCAATGAAATTAAGTATACAACCAAGACAGAAATGTCCTCGATCACTCCACCCTATGAAACAAAAGATGGTTTGTGTAATTTCATCGCAGTTGAGGATTGCTCAGAGGCAAAATGCTCTTTagaaatgaaagacaggaaTTCATCACAGAGCTCAGAGCAATCCACACATGCTATCAAGAAACTGCCGGAATCTGTTAACACATCGGGTTGCTGTGATCAGAGTGCTGCCCATGAACTTGCTCATGGTGCCAGAAATGGAGAAGATGACAACATTCTGACGACAAAAGAACATGGTCTGGAGAAAGCTGCACAGAAGAACTGCAGGACATCCCTTCCTGCAGTTTTAAGAGAAAAAAGACCTGACGGGTGTGAGGTGGTCATCAGTGACCACAAGACTTCTGCCAACTTCTTATTCAACAATTCCCTGATATTTGAGCTGGAATGA
- the lrr1 gene encoding leucine-rich repeat protein 1: MKLQCDVEVLNRMLPSFGMKGRGRGIRGVLSIGKHLDKTSQRNNICLLICTAKDRAGSKYKLKENIENFFTRFVEEGKATVRLKEPAVDICLSKADVNSLKKFLSAARLAHRGSDACNLPLSTLAPVRARDVEKPKRKLTIVSKKDYPLTCNFPYSLEQLQVSYCKLSRVDMRMLSLKLLCRLDLSHNHIKILPTSISVLGCLAELILHNNHLETFPDLVCLSGLQGTLQHLDLSQNRLQALPPHFCQLRELVNLKLDDNKLLRLPFHIGQLSKLRFLSAAHNQLAILPSDFRNLSLENLDLFGNPFTQPNPFDHTIQLKFPLSLLEIASRTVVNLRIPYGPQAIPFHLCHELDAAMICDCGWACVRSFIQTAVSMNLHLVSHTVVLVDDMGGTEAPIQHHFCSLTCYCLFLDSCVQRRIR, translated from the exons ATGAAGCTACAGTGCGACGTCGAGGTACTCAATCGCATGCTGCCGTCTTTTGGGATGAAAGGCCGGGGAAGGGGCATAAGAGGCGTGTTGTCCATAGGAAAGCATTTGGATAAAACTTCTCAACGCAACAACATTTGTCTACTTATCTGCACCGCCAAAGACCGAGCTGGCTCGAAATATAAG CTGAAGGAGAACATTGAGAATTTCTTCACACGGTTTGTGGAAGAGGGGAAGGCAACTGTGAGACTGAAGGAGCCAGCAGTGGACATTTGTTTGAGCAAG GCTGACGTCAACAGTCTTAAAAAATTCTTGTCTGCGGCTCGCCTGGCTCACAGAGGAAGTGATGCATGCAACCTGCCCCTTTCCACCCTAGCACCAGTGCGTGCCCGGGATGTGGAGAAGCCCAAAAGGAAGCTGACTATTGTTTCCAAGAAGGACTATCCCCTGACCTGCAACTTCCCCTACTCGCTGGAGCAGTTGCAGGTGTCCTACTGTAAGCTTTCCCGCGTGGACATGAGGATGCTCTCCCTAAAACTTCTGTGTCGACTTGACCTCAGCCACAACCACATCAAGATCCTGCCCACCTCCATCAGTGTCCTAGGATGCCTTGCTGAGTTGATCCTGCACAACAACCACCTAGAGACCTTTCCTGATTTAGTTTGCCTGTCTGGCCTCCAGGGCACTCTGCAGCACCTTGACCTCAGTCAGAATCGTCTGCAGGCTCTCCCGCCACATTTCTGTCAGCTGCGGGAGCTGGTCAATCTTAAACTGGATGACAACAAGCTGCTGAGGCTGCCATTTCACATTGGGCAGCTGTCAAAGCTACGCTTCCTCTCAGCAGCACACAACCAACTGGCCATCTTGCCCAGTGACTTCCGCAACCTCTCACTGGAGAACCTAGACCTGTTCGGTAACCCGTTCACCCAGCCCAACCCGTTTGACCACACTATACAGCTGAAGTTTCCCCTCAGCTTGCTGGAGATTGCTTCCCGCACTGTGGTCAACCTCAG GATCCCTTACGGACCCCAAGCCATCCCCTTTCATCTATGCCATGAGCTGGATGCTGCCATGATTTGTGACTGTGGTTGGGCTTGCGTGCGCTCCTTCATTCAAACAGCAGTCAGCATGAACCTCCACTTGGTCTCCCACACCGTGGTGCTAGTGGATGACATGGGAGGCACGGAGGCACCCATTCAGCACCATTTCTGCTCACTTACCTGCTACTGTCTGTTCTTGGACAGCTGTGTCCAGCGGAGAATTCGATAA